From a single Lewinella sp. LCG006 genomic region:
- a CDS encoding YbhN family protein: protein MKKALTNILKFLAFLSVGLVILYWVYQKQNAAYQAECGLKGIAEADCSLLQKVLTDFASADVFWLIMVLVCFTISNISRAVRWNMLLQQLGFQPRLINAFLTVILGYFANLGLPRVGEVVRAGTMARYEKIPVEKVMGTVVVDRVIDVISILIVTGLALALEFDTLWQFLQDNNALGEKISDNSTLLFVLAGLGVGGLLLLYFLRKRIQQTKIYEKISGILLGFVEGLQTISKLDRPFLFVLHSINIWVMYFLMTYVCFFAFEPTAALSASVALVVFVFGGWGIVIPSPGGMGTYHFLATTALGFYGIAGDDGFSWSNISFFTIQIGCNITVGLLALILLPIINREKGEGPSAH from the coding sequence TTGAAAAAGGCGTTAACCAACATCCTTAAATTTCTGGCATTCCTGAGTGTAGGCCTCGTTATTTTGTACTGGGTATACCAAAAACAAAATGCGGCTTATCAGGCAGAATGTGGCCTCAAAGGTATTGCGGAGGCAGATTGTAGCCTCCTGCAAAAAGTCCTCACCGACTTTGCTTCAGCAGATGTTTTCTGGCTGATAATGGTACTTGTTTGTTTTACGATCAGCAATATTTCCAGAGCAGTCCGCTGGAACATGCTCTTGCAGCAACTGGGTTTTCAGCCCCGATTAATCAATGCTTTTTTGACGGTCATTCTCGGCTATTTTGCCAACCTGGGCTTGCCACGCGTTGGCGAGGTCGTACGCGCTGGCACCATGGCGCGCTACGAAAAAATTCCAGTGGAAAAAGTAATGGGTACGGTGGTCGTAGATCGTGTAATCGACGTAATCAGTATTCTGATTGTAACGGGCTTGGCACTTGCACTGGAATTTGATACCCTTTGGCAGTTCTTGCAGGACAACAATGCATTGGGCGAAAAAATCAGCGACAACAGTACCTTGCTTTTTGTTTTGGCCGGTTTGGGTGTCGGCGGACTATTGTTGCTTTACTTTTTGCGTAAGCGGATACAACAAACAAAAATTTACGAAAAAATAAGTGGCATTCTTCTGGGCTTCGTGGAAGGCTTGCAGACCATAAGTAAGCTGGATCGCCCTTTCCTCTTTGTCTTGCACAGCATCAATATTTGGGTGATGTATTTCCTCATGACCTACGTTTGCTTCTTCGCTTTCGAGCCCACGGCCGCCCTTTCGGCCAGTGTAGCACTGGTAGTTTTTGTGTTCGGGGGGTGGGGCATCGTCATTCCTTCACCCGGAGGGATGGGTACGTATCACTTCCTGGCCACTACCGCCCTTGGTTTCTACGGTATTGCCGGAGATGACGGCTTTTCCTGGTCCAATATCTCCTTTTTTACCATCCAGATCGGCTGCAACATTACGGTGGGCTTGCTGGCTTTAATTCTTCTGCCCATCATCAATCGGGAGAAGGGAGAGGGGCCGTCTGCGCACTGA
- a CDS encoding 1-acyl-sn-glycerol-3-phosphate acyltransferase, with amino-acid sequence MILRFFLLLLYHFFKALVLLYQAIYFPFTTFRNRKILDFKGPGIIISNHPNTMVDPLNVISRTPRQSFFLANASMFKNPAVGYILRHLYCIPIMRPGKDEGVKKVNNSKSFAASYEHLIKGGVIFIAPEGGSELERHLRPFKTGTARIALGAEAAQNFSLNLHIYPVGLTYEQPTQCGSRLYMEAGAPIRVADWREAYEKDKIEAAKDLTEYLEQQNRQLLLHADDQEQDQLLYRLERILQHNHPLPVDQHYDRTRQLLDQLKQLAQEQPAAYQELKATAANYRDQLKAIEQTDRGISRKDKTWWTLPILLGWPIWLYGRFNNFLPFEIPRLVEHKMQLYIGYRSTVKILAGTFTFPIFYGLQYLIAKWVLGEQYAGWYLLSLPISAILAWVYARHFVPRWEGLRYRNWAKKHPEEAVQLEATRKQLANIAGQA; translated from the coding sequence GTGATTCTACGCTTTTTCCTCCTGCTACTTTATCACTTCTTCAAGGCTTTGGTTTTGTTGTACCAAGCCATCTACTTTCCGTTTACTACTTTTCGTAATCGGAAGATCCTTGATTTCAAAGGGCCGGGCATTATCATCTCCAACCATCCCAATACGATGGTCGACCCGCTCAATGTTATTTCCCGTACGCCGAGGCAGTCGTTTTTTCTGGCCAATGCGAGTATGTTTAAAAATCCGGCCGTAGGTTATATTTTACGACACTTGTACTGCATTCCCATTATGCGCCCCGGCAAAGACGAAGGAGTGAAAAAAGTAAACAATAGCAAGAGTTTTGCCGCCAGCTATGAGCATCTGATCAAGGGTGGCGTCATCTTTATTGCACCAGAAGGAGGAAGTGAACTCGAGCGACATCTACGCCCCTTCAAGACCGGCACGGCCCGCATCGCTTTGGGAGCCGAAGCGGCGCAAAATTTTTCTTTGAACCTGCACATTTACCCGGTAGGACTCACCTATGAACAACCCACCCAATGCGGCAGCAGGCTCTACATGGAAGCTGGCGCCCCCATACGAGTAGCAGATTGGCGGGAGGCTTACGAAAAAGATAAAATAGAAGCAGCAAAAGACCTTACCGAGTACCTGGAACAGCAAAACCGACAACTCCTCCTACACGCCGATGATCAGGAACAAGACCAGCTCTTGTACCGCCTGGAACGCATTCTTCAGCACAACCATCCGCTGCCTGTAGATCAGCATTATGATCGTACCCGGCAATTGCTCGATCAGCTTAAGCAGCTCGCCCAGGAACAGCCTGCTGCTTACCAGGAATTGAAAGCGACGGCTGCCAACTATCGCGATCAGTTGAAAGCCATCGAACAGACCGACCGCGGCATCAGCCGCAAGGACAAAACATGGTGGACCTTACCCATTTTACTGGGCTGGCCCATTTGGCTGTACGGTCGTTTCAACAACTTCCTGCCTTTCGAAATACCGCGCTTAGTTGAACACAAGATGCAACTGTACATCGGTTATCGGAGTACGGTGAAAATTTTGGCGGGCACTTTCACTTTCCCTATTTTTTATGGCCTGCAATACCTGATTGCCAAGTGGGTACTGGGTGAGCAGTATGCTGGCTGGTACTTATTGAGTTTGCCCATTTCTGCCATCCTGGCCTGGGTGTATGCCCGGCATTTTGTTCCCCGCTGGGAGGGCTTGCGTTACCGGAATTGGGCTAAAAAACACCCGGAAGAAGCTGTCCAACTAGAGGCGACAAGGAAGCAGCTTGCGAACATAGCCGGCCAAGCATGA
- the lpxK gene encoding tetraacyldisaccharide 4'-kinase, producing the protein MIQRRLVQLLLAPFSLLYGMGVSLRNAFYRAGLLKSMTFSVPVISVGNLSVGGAGKTPHIEYLIRLLREHIKIATLSRGYNRKSRGFLEVQRNNNAELVGDEALQYKRKYPDIGVYVAEDRAFAIPQIIMQQEDTQMVLLDDAFQHRSVQPGVNILLTEYYNRFTHDYLLPSGRLREWREAYERADVIIISKCPPTISPEEKAAIRAEINPLPHQQLFFSYYAYQAPYYQFNPRYRLQLDKETDVLLICAIARTEYLIDYLQSQAGSVQSLEFADHHYFSKEDISTLHRSFNTLDSKRKVIITTEKDAMRLELHREFLIQERLPIFVLPTEVQFHFGEGPQFDEIIRQYLLNFKV; encoded by the coding sequence ATGATCCAACGTAGGCTCGTACAACTCTTATTGGCTCCCTTTTCGCTCCTGTATGGCATGGGGGTGAGCTTGCGCAATGCTTTCTACCGAGCGGGGCTACTCAAGTCCATGACGTTCAGTGTACCCGTCATTTCGGTGGGCAATCTCTCCGTAGGGGGCGCGGGCAAAACGCCCCATATCGAGTACCTCATTCGCCTGCTGCGCGAGCACATCAAGATCGCTACGCTCAGTCGGGGCTACAATCGAAAATCCAGAGGTTTCCTGGAGGTGCAACGTAACAACAACGCCGAACTGGTGGGCGACGAAGCCCTGCAATACAAACGCAAATATCCTGATATTGGCGTCTACGTTGCGGAAGATCGGGCCTTTGCCATTCCACAGATCATCATGCAGCAGGAAGATACCCAAATGGTCTTACTTGATGATGCTTTCCAGCATCGTTCGGTGCAGCCGGGGGTAAACATTCTGCTCACGGAATACTACAACCGTTTCACCCACGACTATCTCCTCCCGTCGGGCCGCCTGCGCGAATGGCGGGAAGCCTACGAGCGGGCCGACGTGATCATCATCAGCAAGTGCCCACCGACGATTTCACCGGAAGAGAAAGCCGCAATCCGCGCTGAAATCAACCCGCTGCCCCATCAGCAGTTGTTCTTTTCCTACTATGCCTACCAGGCGCCTTATTACCAATTCAATCCACGCTACCGGCTACAGTTGGACAAAGAAACGGACGTGCTCCTGATCTGCGCCATCGCCCGCACGGAATACCTGATTGATTATCTGCAATCCCAGGCCGGTTCGGTACAAAGCCTGGAATTTGCCGACCATCACTACTTTAGCAAAGAAGACATTTCCACCTTGCACCGGTCGTTCAACACCCTGGACTCCAAACGCAAGGTGATCATTACGACCGAAAAAGACGCGATGCGCCTGGAATTACACCGCGAGTTTTTGATCCAGGAACGCTTGCCTATCTTTGTGCTGCCTACCGAGGTGCAATTTCACTTTGGGGAAGGGCCACAGTTCGACGAAATCATTCGGCAGTACTTACTCAATTTCAAGGTGTGA
- a CDS encoding nucleotidyltransferase family protein — protein sequence MKAMVFAAGLGTRLRPYTNDRPKALVEVQGKTLLEIVLRRLQSFGVEEVVVNVHHFADKVIDHLQEHNNFGLQIHISDERNLLLDTGGGLKKAAHLLADAPFLIHNVDILSNLDLEQLYASHRPGVHLSTLAVRQRATSRYLEFTPEGDLCGWRNVKTGERKISRTETTVLDWAYSGIAVIDPALFGFFPENKEVFSIIDVWLAAAEKGIIRNFPHDSTKWLDVGKPAALERAVEEF from the coding sequence ATGAAAGCAATGGTTTTTGCTGCTGGTCTGGGTACGCGCTTACGTCCTTATACCAACGACCGACCAAAGGCATTGGTTGAGGTGCAAGGTAAAACCTTGCTGGAAATTGTACTACGCCGATTACAATCTTTTGGCGTAGAGGAGGTCGTTGTGAATGTCCACCACTTCGCCGATAAGGTAATTGACCACCTGCAAGAACACAATAATTTTGGATTGCAAATTCATATTTCCGACGAACGGAACCTACTGTTAGACACTGGTGGAGGCTTGAAAAAAGCGGCCCATCTACTCGCCGACGCACCTTTTTTGATTCACAATGTCGATATTTTGAGCAATCTGGATTTAGAACAGCTTTATGCTAGTCACCGGCCCGGCGTTCATTTGAGTACCCTGGCTGTGCGTCAACGAGCAACCTCTCGCTATTTGGAGTTTACCCCAGAAGGGGACTTGTGTGGCTGGAGGAATGTTAAGACCGGCGAGCGCAAAATCAGCAGAACAGAAACGACCGTGCTAGATTGGGCCTACAGCGGGATAGCAGTTATCGATCCGGCCTTGTTTGGTTTTTTCCCAGAAAATAAAGAGGTGTTCTCCATCATCGATGTATGGCTAGCTGCCGCAGAAAAGGGAATTATTCGTAATTTCCCTCACGACTCCACGAAGTGGTTGGATGTAGGGAAGCCTGCGGCCTTGGAAAGGGCTGTGGAGGAGTTTTAG
- a CDS encoding TIGR02117 family protein, which yields MMKIFWRSTKWISLTLLGAILLYAFLAFVLSWWGTNPPVRDCLADKKVYITSTGIHLDVVIPVKDVPTSLRHPSFQDSTTTYLAYGWGERNFYLETPTWADLTLSNGAQALLVNSEPIMHITRYEALGEEWKTVALCEDALQKLMAYIEGSFQTSEEGAWQEIIAAGYTPNDFFYEATGQYNAINTCNTWLNNALKAAEVKTSRWSPTTYGILYHLGDK from the coding sequence ATGATGAAAATATTCTGGCGAAGCACCAAATGGATATCCCTCACCCTGCTCGGGGCAATCTTGTTGTACGCCTTTTTGGCATTTGTGCTCTCTTGGTGGGGGACCAACCCGCCCGTTCGGGACTGTCTTGCGGATAAGAAGGTGTACATCACATCCACGGGTATCCACCTGGATGTGGTGATTCCGGTGAAGGATGTTCCCACGTCACTCCGGCACCCCTCTTTCCAGGACAGCACTACTACCTACTTGGCCTACGGCTGGGGCGAGCGTAACTTTTATCTGGAAACCCCCACCTGGGCCGACCTCACCCTGAGCAATGGCGCCCAGGCGCTGCTGGTCAACAGCGAACCGATCATGCATATTACCCGTTACGAAGCCTTGGGCGAGGAGTGGAAAACCGTGGCCTTGTGTGAAGATGCTTTGCAAAAACTCATGGCGTATATCGAAGGTTCTTTTCAGACCTCAGAAGAGGGGGCGTGGCAGGAGATAATCGCAGCGGGTTATACACCCAATGACTTTTTCTACGAAGCTACCGGGCAATACAACGCCATCAATACCTGCAATACCTGGCTGAACAATGCGCTGAAAGCTGCCGAAGTAAAAACATCCCGCTGGTCGCCTACGACGTATGGGATTCTTTATCACTTGGGCGATAAGTGA